From Corynebacterium frankenforstense DSM 45800, the proteins below share one genomic window:
- a CDS encoding regulatory protein RecX, whose amino-acid sequence MAPDPERLARAVAALEAAAAGANPILDETEEEAKAAVRERALGLLDQRARSRAELRGRLKDKDFDSDVIDAVLDDLAGAGLIDDAAFAREWVRQRASRRGKSRRMLDHELERKGVGAGERAAALDQIDPEDERERALTLARKKARSVREVPADRRERDKALRRIVGVLARRGFPEGMSLALARQALDERLGELD is encoded by the coding sequence GTGGCACCGGACCCCGAACGCCTCGCCCGCGCCGTGGCCGCCCTCGAGGCGGCCGCCGCGGGCGCGAACCCGATCCTCGACGAGACCGAGGAGGAGGCCAAGGCCGCGGTCCGCGAGCGGGCCCTCGGCCTGCTAGACCAGCGAGCCCGCTCCCGCGCCGAGCTGCGCGGGCGGCTCAAGGACAAGGACTTCGACTCCGACGTCATCGACGCCGTGCTCGACGACCTCGCCGGCGCGGGCCTGATCGATGACGCCGCCTTCGCGCGCGAGTGGGTGCGCCAGCGCGCCTCCCGCCGCGGCAAGTCGCGGCGCATGCTCGACCACGAGCTCGAGCGCAAGGGGGTCGGCGCCGGCGAGCGGGCGGCCGCCCTCGACCAGATCGACCCCGAGGACGAGCGGGAGCGCGCGCTCACCCTCGCCCGCAAGAAGGCCCGCTCCGTGCGCGAGGTGCCGGCCGACCGCCGCGAGCGCGACAAGGCGCTGCGCCGCATCGTCGGCGTGCTCGCCCGCCGCGGCTTCCCCGAGGGCATGTCCCTCGCGCTGGCCCGCCAGGCCCTCGACGAGCGCCTCGGGGAGCTCGACTAG